CACCGATGATGGATAAATCGGTGGCGTTCACTCCGTATTGCGCTTCATAAACGGTAGGATTAGTCAACGAAACTATCGCCGGCACAATATCCGATGCATCGACATGATGGTCACGATTGAAATCGCCCGGCAACAAATTGATATCGGTCACGGCCAAGACGCCGGTAACGTAAAGCTGCGTGGTATTCCAGGCCAAGCCCGCTGAAAGCGCCGGTAAACTCAAGCTGTCGAAGTGACCGCTAAGCGAGCCCCAGTCGAGCAGATCGAATCGGTTCCCGCTCGTTGGATTGAACCCTGGCGCAAGCGTGATCTCCAATAAACCACCCAGGGAGAGTTGGCCCGTCACATGCAGTTGGTCGTAAAGAGTGCCAGGCGTGGTGCCGGCCAGCTCCATGAGCAGCGTCGGCGCGCCGCTGGGCGTGGCGGTGGAACCGATTGTGACTTGCGTGGCGGTCACAATTCCTGGGCTGTTGCCGGGAGAAAATACTCCCCCCAGGCTCACATTCACCACGCCGTAAGTACCGACCCCTTTGGCCAACCCGCCGAAATTGATATCCACGGTTCCGCTAACGGTGCCGTTATTGACCAGCAAGCCGCCATTCAGCTCGATATTGCCGGAGAGCGTGGCGGATAGTGGGTCTGGGCTGGCGGCCGAGCCGATGTACGTGCGGCTGCCGCCGTTGAGATAAATCGCCGAGCCGCCGGTAGCGGTCAGCAGTGTTGGCGTGGCGGCGCTGCCCGGATTGAGCGTGACCACGCCGTACGATTGAAAATCGGACGCGTTGACTTGGCTGCCGGCGCCAACGGTAACGACCCCACTGCCTTGGTTGGTGAATCCATCTAGCGATACCGGATCTGGCAGTCCCGCGGCGAGGTTTAACACGCCGCCATTGGTGAAATCGGTGAACGATGCCGCGCCGGTTTGGTTGATGGTTGTGCCATTGAGTGTCGTTGCCGCGCTTAACGTGGCGCCGCCAGTGACCACAAAGGTGCCGGCCCCGCGGATAAAGCCACCGTTCACGGCGGCGCCGCTGAGCGTGAGCGTCACTCCTGCCGGTGCTTCCAATTTGCCGCCAGTTAAATTGAACGTGCGGGCGGTCGTCGCGTCGGCAGTGTACCGCAATGTCCCCGCGGGATTGACCGTAACTATAGCGGCACCAAGCTGCGCGTCGTCGCTCACATCGATCCGCCCGCCGCTGACGGTAATGCCGCTGGCATAGGCATTGGCTAGGTTGTCGAGGATTAATACGCCCGGCCCATTTTTGATGAATGGTCCAAAACCGGAGAGTGTTCCGGTATAGGTCAACGTGGTGGCGGCATTGGAAACTTCGAGGGTTCCGCCGTTGGATGTCACAGTAATCGGCATCGGCGACGTGGCGGTCGGCCCGCTGTATTGAAGCGTGCCGCCGTCAAGTGTGAGGAAACCGGCTTGAGCGAGTCCCAGCACGCTACTGCCATCGCTGGCAACTGACAAATTGTCCGCCCGCAGCCGGCCCTGGTAGACTACGTAGTCTGCTGGCTCGTTGTTAATCCGCGTGGTTATATAGACCGTTCCCCCGCCGCTAATGTGGAATGGGGATGAGCTAACGTCGATAGGTGACAAGAAAACGCTGCTTGTCAGCGTAGCGCCTGGGGCGACAATAAGTTCAATCGGATCACCATACCTGTCAAACACGAAGGGATAAAGACTGTCGCCAGACCATGTGGTATCAGCGTTGATCCTGGCAGTTGCCGGTGTTCCCCAAAATATTAGTTGCGCTGAGCCAGTTAGGTTGACTACACTGCCTGGGGTGTCCGCCACTAAACTAGTCACATAAAGTTGGGCTTCTCCAGTCACGTCTAGTTCTCCACCTTCAAGGCTTACATCGCCAACCCATATGCCGTTTCCAACTACTGCGTTGGTCACGAGCCACCGTGCCCCGGCGGCGACTGTAACGTTCCTCTCGTACGGCAGGACCTGATCAGCTGATACACCGTGAGAAGGTGGAGTAGCAGGTGTCTGTAACGTTCCTTCTTCGACATAGGTACCGCTCTGGTAATTGTTCGAGGTGTTCGTCAGCACCAGTACGCCGCCCCCCGTTTTCGTCAAGCTGCCCCCCCCGGTGATTTGGCCGTTCCAGGTTAAGGT
This region of Pirellulales bacterium genomic DNA includes:
- a CDS encoding autotransporter-associated beta strand repeat-containing protein encodes the protein MNPTKSSLGILLLVLTATGVAQGQTWTGAVNGNWSNANNWSPASVPSTSSVNTQLTFGATANGTMTDDLGFISSFALNKMTFTAAAPAYSLGGNFTLNFDSNSSSVLPTITMNSNNAVTINENANLNNNFTVSGSGAGVLTFGGSVNTNGGTMTYSGAGALVLSGTTDNNNLGLTVNSGTAILAKTSSSTVHAIGGFGLIINGGTVQLGGTGGDQIYDGANVTMNGGMLDANGSSEAFATLNLGGFGALANNAAGTSSALSPTGIILSSDALMGATSSANLIINAPISGNHSLEIASADTGVVALNGTNSYTGVTDVVGGELDIPTIANGGANSPLGASSNSASNLTLVGTGRPSTLMLTGVNSTYSTDRGLTDSGGAIGVQNAGTTLTWNGQITGGGSLTKTGGGVLVLTNTSNNYQSGTYVEEGTLQTPATPPSHGVSADQVLPYERNVTVAAGARWLVTNAVVGNGIWVGDVSLEGGELDVTGEAQLYVTSLVADTPGSVVNLTGSAQLIFWGTPATARINADTTWSGDSLYPFVFDRYGDPIELIVAPGATLTSSVFLSPIDVSSSPFHISGGGTVYITTRINNEPADYVVYQGRLRADNLSVASDGSSVLGLAQAGFLTLDGGTLQYSGPTATSPMPITVTSNGGTLEVSNAATTLTYTGTLSGFGPFIKNGPGVLILDNLANAYASGITVSGGRIDVSDDAQLGAAIVTVNPAGTLRYTADATTARTFNLTGGKLEAPAGVTLTLSGAAVNGGFIRGAGTFVVTGGATLSAATTLNGTTINQTGAASFTDFTNGGVLNLAAGLPDPVSLDGFTNQGSGVVTVGAGSQVNASDFQSYGVVTLNPGSAATPTLLTATGGSAIYLNGGSRTYIGSAASPDPLSATLSGNIELNGGLLVNNGTVSGTVDINFGGLAKGVGTYGVVNVSLGGVFSPGNSPGIVTATQVTIGSTATPSGAPTLLMELAGTTPGTLYDQLHVTGQLSLGGLLEITLAPGFNPTSGNRFDLLDWGSLSGHFDSLSLPALSAGLAWNTTQLYVTGVLAVTDINLLPGDFNRDHHVDASDIVPAIVSLTNPTVYEAQYGVNATDLSIIGDLNADGRFTNADMQSLLNLLLSGGGSTTPVPEPSAFVMSILAFGVAAAMKYRSEFGSLPLSTLRLPSLPYSHKR